In a single window of the Elaeis guineensis isolate ETL-2024a chromosome 8, EG11, whole genome shotgun sequence genome:
- the LOC140859748 gene encoding uncharacterized protein yields MTMNSSRWSALLLTLMLFISSLSPILACGYCPNPPTTKHKPPKSKPPKAKPPKGPITHPPIIGKPPVTVPPVIGKPPITVPPVIGKPPITVPPVVGPPTITPPGTGNTPCPPPPTPAPATCPVDALKLGACVDLLGGLVHIGIGDPVVNKCCPLLQGLVEIEAAVCLCTTIKLKLLNINLYLPLALQLLLTCGKTPPPGYTCTI; encoded by the coding sequence atgaCCATGAACTCCTCCAGGTGGTCAGCCCTCCTCCTAACCCTCATGCTCTTTATTTCCTCCCTCTCTCCCATCCTTGCTTGTGGCTACTGCCCAAACCCCCCCACCACCAAACATAAGCCCCCCAAGTCCAAGCCCCCCAAAGCCAAGCCCCCCAAGGGACCCATCACCCACCCCCCCATCATCGGCAAACCGCCCGTCACAGTCCCCCCAGTCATCGGCAAGCCACCCATCACCGTTCCCCCGGTCATCGGCAAACCACCCATCACTGTCCCTCCGGTAGTCGGGCCTCCCACCATTACTCCCCCGGGGACAGGAAACACACCATGCCCTCCTCCACCAACTCCGGCACCGGCGACTTGCCCGGTGGACGCACTTAAGCTTGGCGCGTGTGTCGACCTGCTCGGTGGGTTGGTTCACATTGGCATCGGTGACCCGGTCGTCAATAAGTGCTGCCCGTTGCTCCAAGGCCTCGTGGAGATCGAGGCTGCTGTGTGTCTGTGCACCACCATTAagctcaagctgctcaatatcaACCTCTACCTCCCGCTTGCACTCCAGCTCCTCCTCACCTGTGGAAAGACTCCTCCTCCTGGGTACACTTGCACCATTTAA